One part of the Sorangiineae bacterium MSr11954 genome encodes these proteins:
- the scpB gene encoding SMC-Scp complex subunit ScpB, which translates to MSNKSRKKGRKRQEGGAKPHDPAVDEAVLPGMDGDAAAPVGLGGDAAAPGPGGDAAERATEETRSSRAVVDPASMIPPALDPTAIDATAIDPALLKLDPHAPPPDWSETAWLEAAKREGSAKRGGSEEGASEEGTSGEGTSDDGASEDGASEDGEPESGETEPGDFPVGGPASEPPASEPPSGESESGEPEAGEITLGEEVGSAPEVIGAAEPIDFNELDAAIEARDAAARSELEDEDDEDGDGTGEISGDHLKGLLEALIFASDKPLKLQELAKLAHASLKDAKLWLRAIKEDFLPRGIKLDEVAEGFVFRTDARYARYVRDMTRQKPIKLSRAQIETLAILAYRQPITRPEIDEIRGVDCGPVLKMLLDRDLIRILGKKDEPGRPLLYGTTPGFLEFFGLKSLKDLPTLHEFTELNEESRKVVERELGEVMPAPVAESFHRPPQPASVPDVQATPEPEPAEAPTSPDAEDAKTATDDTTSDADTDDTTSNTDDTDTADTDTEDTTSDTETTGTADTETADPDDAEEQILLPLDDDEDPSFGTADDLLPEPTGSGELPEDPASPESKDTDDDDDHSSSAGSE; encoded by the coding sequence GTGAGCAACAAGTCGCGAAAGAAAGGCCGCAAGCGGCAGGAAGGCGGGGCGAAGCCGCACGATCCGGCCGTCGACGAGGCGGTGTTGCCGGGGATGGATGGGGATGCGGCGGCGCCGGTGGGACTTGGCGGGGATGCGGCGGCGCCGGGACCTGGCGGGGACGCGGCGGAACGCGCCACAGAGGAGACGAGGAGCAGCCGGGCGGTGGTCGATCCCGCGTCGATGATCCCTCCGGCGCTCGACCCGACGGCCATCGACGCCACGGCCATCGATCCGGCCTTGCTAAAGCTCGATCCCCATGCGCCGCCGCCCGATTGGAGCGAGACTGCGTGGCTCGAGGCGGCAAAGCGCGAGGGCTCGGCGAAACGGGGAGGTTCCGAGGAAGGCGCTTCGGAAGAAGGCACGTCCGGGGAAGGTACTTCCGACGATGGCGCTTCCGAAGATGGCGCTTCCGAAGACGGAGAGCCCGAGTCGGGTGAAACGGAGCCGGGTGATTTTCCGGTGGGCGGGCCGGCAAGCGAGCCGCCGGCGAGCGAGCCACCGTCGGGCGAGTCGGAATCGGGCGAGCCGGAGGCGGGTGAGATCACGCTCGGCGAGGAGGTGGGAAGCGCGCCCGAGGTGATCGGCGCGGCGGAGCCGATTGACTTCAACGAGCTCGATGCGGCGATCGAAGCGCGCGATGCGGCCGCGCGCAGCGAGCTCGAAGACGAGGACGATGAGGACGGCGACGGCACGGGGGAGATCTCCGGCGATCACCTCAAAGGCTTGCTCGAGGCGCTGATTTTCGCGAGCGACAAGCCCTTGAAACTGCAGGAGCTGGCGAAGCTCGCGCACGCATCGCTCAAGGACGCGAAGCTCTGGCTGCGCGCGATCAAAGAAGACTTCCTGCCGCGGGGCATCAAGCTCGACGAGGTGGCGGAAGGGTTCGTGTTCCGAACGGATGCGCGGTACGCGCGCTACGTGCGCGACATGACGCGGCAAAAGCCCATCAAGCTCTCGCGCGCGCAGATCGAGACGTTGGCCATCCTCGCCTACCGCCAGCCGATCACGCGTCCCGAAATCGACGAGATCCGCGGGGTCGACTGCGGGCCCGTGCTCAAGATGCTCTTGGATCGCGATCTCATTCGCATCTTGGGCAAAAAAGACGAGCCGGGCCGTCCCCTCCTCTACGGCACCACCCCAGGGTTCCTCGAGTTCTTCGGGCTGAAGTCGCTCAAGGATCTCCCCACCTTGCACGAATTCACGGAGCTCAACGAAGAGTCGCGCAAGGTGGTCGAGCGCGAGCTGGGCGAGGTGATGCCGGCCCCCGTGGCCGAATCGTTCCATCGTCCGCCGCAGCCGGCGTCCGTCCCGGACGTGCAAGCCACGCCCGAGCCGGAGCCCGCAGAGGCGCCAACCTCGCCCGACGCCGAAGACGCCAAGACCGCCACGGATGACACGACGTCCGACGCCGACACGGATGACACGACGTCCAACACCGACGACACCGACACCGCGGACACCGACACCGAAGACACGACGTCCGACACCGAAACCACCGGCACCGCAGACACGGAGACCGCCGACCCCGACGACGCCGAAGAACAGATCCTCCTCCCGCTGGACGACGACGAGGATCCCTCCTTCGGCACCGCCGACGATCTACTCCCGGAGCCGACCGGCAGCGGCGAGCTCCCCGAAGACCCCGCCTCCCCCGAGAGCAAAGACACGGACGACGACGACGATCACTCCTCGTCGGCCGGATCCGAGTAG
- a CDS encoding S1-like domain-containing RNA-binding protein yields the protein MPVEDLLGRTVTLPIRRFGSPGAFLAVDPDDKRRDAPTLLLLGSEIPEGAETGDTVEVFVYLDSEGRPLATRRMPKLELGEVAFLEVKALTNFGAFVDWGLAKELLVPFAEQTTELAVGARHPIGLYLDEGKRFAGTMRVSEMLRDKGRFELDEWVDGEAWRHDPQIGTFVIVERSFVGLVPAGEPHALTRGEARRFRVSNVLPDGKIELSLRGHAHEELEGDARRILDSLMRNPDRRIGDKSSPEEIRAAFGLSKKAFKRAAGRLLKERSVAIDRDGFLRIAAGSRR from the coding sequence ATGCCCGTGGAGGATCTGCTCGGCCGCACCGTCACCCTACCCATCCGCCGCTTTGGCTCGCCCGGCGCCTTTCTGGCGGTCGATCCCGACGACAAACGGCGCGATGCGCCGACGTTGCTCCTGCTGGGGAGCGAGATCCCCGAGGGCGCCGAGACGGGCGACACGGTGGAGGTCTTCGTCTACCTCGACTCGGAGGGCCGCCCCCTCGCCACCCGGCGGATGCCCAAGCTCGAGCTCGGCGAGGTGGCGTTTCTCGAGGTGAAGGCGCTCACGAACTTCGGGGCCTTCGTCGATTGGGGCCTGGCCAAAGAGCTGCTGGTCCCCTTCGCGGAGCAGACCACCGAGCTCGCCGTGGGCGCGCGCCACCCCATAGGCCTCTACCTCGACGAGGGCAAGCGCTTCGCCGGCACCATGCGCGTGAGCGAAATGCTGCGCGACAAGGGGCGATTCGAGCTCGACGAGTGGGTAGACGGCGAAGCCTGGCGCCACGATCCGCAGATTGGCACCTTCGTCATCGTGGAGCGCTCCTTCGTGGGCTTGGTGCCGGCGGGCGAACCCCACGCGCTCACCCGCGGCGAGGCGCGCCGCTTTCGGGTGAGCAACGTTTTGCCCGACGGCAAAATCGAATTATCGCTGCGCGGGCACGCGCACGAAGAGCTGGAGGGCGACGCCCGACGAATCCTCGATTCGCTGATGCGCAATCCGGATCGGCGCATCGGCGACAAATCGTCCCCGGAGGAGATCCGCGCGGCCTTCGGGCTGAGCAAAAAGGCCTTCAAGCGCGCGGCCGGACGGCTGCTCAAAGAGCGATCGGTGGCCATCGATCGCGATGGCTTTTTGCGAATTGCCGCCGGCTCGCGCCGCTAA
- a CDS encoding segregation/condensation protein A, with protein sequence MSEVERMDAGPVTYSVSLPMFEGPLDLLLHLCQKHELEILDIPIGFITEKYLEYLALMQLMNLDIAAEYLVMAATLAHIKSKMLLPAPPAGQEDDKLEEEQDPREALILRLLEYQKYKQAAAELAAKGVAGQDIFTRGGTSEEAVDTGLPPLAEIPLYRLLEAFQEVLSRSKVKITHDVIADRISITDRIHELADILREKRRVQFEELFPGTASRFDLVITFLALLEMTRLRMTRLYQDEPLAPLYVEFTDGETLVVDSTGLPEVPS encoded by the coding sequence ATGAGCGAAGTCGAGCGTATGGACGCCGGTCCCGTCACCTATTCCGTCTCCCTCCCGATGTTCGAGGGGCCGCTGGACCTGCTGCTCCACCTCTGCCAGAAGCACGAGCTCGAAATCCTGGACATTCCCATCGGATTCATCACCGAGAAGTACCTCGAGTACCTCGCGCTGATGCAGCTGATGAACCTGGACATCGCCGCGGAATACTTGGTGATGGCGGCCACGCTGGCGCACATCAAGTCGAAAATGCTGCTCCCCGCGCCCCCCGCCGGCCAGGAAGACGACAAACTGGAGGAGGAGCAAGATCCCAGGGAGGCCCTGATTCTCCGGCTCCTGGAGTACCAAAAGTACAAGCAAGCTGCGGCCGAGCTCGCAGCCAAAGGGGTCGCGGGCCAGGACATCTTCACGCGCGGAGGAACCAGCGAGGAGGCGGTCGACACTGGCCTGCCGCCGCTGGCCGAGATCCCGCTCTATCGCTTGCTGGAGGCATTTCAGGAGGTCCTTTCGCGGTCCAAGGTCAAGATCACGCACGATGTGATCGCAGACCGCATTTCCATCACGGATCGCATTCATGAGCTCGCCGACATTCTGCGCGAAAAGCGGCGGGTGCAGTTCGAGGAGCTCTTTCCGGGCACCGCCTCCCGTTTCGACCTGGTGATCACCTTTTTGGCGCTGCTCGAGATGACGCGCCTGCGCATGACGCGCCTTTACCAGGACGAGCCGCTCGCCCCGTTGTACGTGGAGTTCACGGACGGCGAGACGCTCGTCGTCGACTCCACGGGGTTGCCCGAGGTCCCATCGTGA
- a CDS encoding protein kinase, with amino-acid sequence MRSASAATAQKYCPSCRDRFSGEALFCPNDGSPLLAVPADESSEKSSAAPQPVDTYLGREISGHIEIRQLAGVGAMGRVYRAFQKGIDRDVAVKILHRELSANPQLVARFHREAKVASRLQHPNVVHVHLAGQLPDGALYIVMEYLDGMSLQSAMVATGGAMPLPRALHIALQLCDAVGEAHAQGVVHRDLKPENVMLVRRGEDVDYVKVLDFGIARLSWGEQSMATAAGLIFGTARYISPEGAQGESVGPPGDVYAIATLLYQMLAGRTPFEGEQAVGILIQQIHDAPSPLKSHPLAASVPDPLADVIMQNLAKDRNARAPDARAFGRALLDVMRVSGSSPRISGASFPSVPSLDVPMLPGAATTRWTPPVAIQAQLALAAENFLREKEPTPAPLAATIDDPESAQPVRVPAVTPSAPATLASTVRIPPPPSFPPAEPWRGSSPSTIESPSAPPSKPRSSVEVTLNDADGSRPPASEASRPQRRLVRFFALFFILFLVGSGAAALAAYHLGYLSPRAGATNLDDILVRARMALADGRWDSPPGDNVLDLTTEGLVLWPGEPRLLDIRARASEELMKLAIAAKASGDVQQAVRDARLATRFDPSDASKRALVHEYESDIAQGTGTDPLLHLADAGSGSPIAKGPRAFLETSPPKPRIGQQVDFAAKVGGDNGKNVTDARFVVAGNGLGTGARLTAVVDGGVYRAGFTFLEAGRFEVTFSAKIDGSTVRGARLVIVEGAKTEAPTAKGAPPAASSEASAPPAASTTGPAPSAAPAPSGSAKWL; translated from the coding sequence ATGAGAAGCGCGTCCGCCGCGACGGCGCAAAAGTACTGTCCGTCGTGTCGCGACCGTTTTTCGGGCGAGGCCCTCTTCTGCCCGAACGATGGGTCGCCCCTTTTGGCGGTGCCAGCCGATGAATCCTCGGAAAAATCGTCCGCCGCTCCACAGCCGGTCGACACTTATTTAGGTCGCGAGATCTCGGGCCACATCGAGATCCGCCAGCTCGCCGGCGTCGGTGCCATGGGGCGCGTCTACCGGGCGTTCCAGAAGGGCATCGATCGCGATGTCGCGGTGAAGATCCTGCACCGCGAGCTCTCCGCCAACCCGCAGCTGGTCGCTCGTTTTCATCGCGAGGCGAAGGTCGCGTCGCGCTTGCAACACCCCAACGTGGTGCACGTGCACCTCGCCGGCCAGCTGCCCGACGGCGCGCTGTACATCGTGATGGAGTACCTCGACGGTATGTCGCTCCAGAGCGCGATGGTCGCCACCGGCGGGGCGATGCCGCTCCCGCGCGCGCTCCACATCGCGCTCCAACTCTGCGACGCCGTCGGCGAGGCGCACGCCCAAGGTGTCGTGCACCGCGATCTCAAGCCCGAGAACGTGATGCTCGTCCGGCGCGGCGAGGACGTCGACTACGTGAAGGTGCTCGACTTCGGCATCGCGCGTTTGAGCTGGGGCGAGCAATCCATGGCCACCGCCGCGGGTCTCATCTTCGGCACCGCGCGCTACATCTCGCCCGAGGGCGCGCAGGGCGAGAGCGTCGGTCCGCCCGGCGACGTGTACGCCATCGCCACCTTGCTCTATCAAATGCTGGCCGGGCGCACGCCCTTCGAGGGCGAGCAGGCCGTCGGCATCTTGATCCAGCAGATCCACGATGCGCCGTCGCCGCTCAAGTCGCACCCGCTCGCGGCGTCCGTGCCCGACCCGCTCGCGGACGTGATCATGCAGAACCTCGCGAAGGACCGCAACGCCCGCGCCCCCGACGCGCGCGCGTTCGGCCGCGCGCTCCTCGACGTGATGCGCGTCTCGGGATCGTCGCCGCGCATCTCCGGGGCGTCGTTTCCATCGGTTCCCTCGCTCGACGTTCCGATGCTCCCGGGCGCGGCCACCACGCGCTGGACTCCGCCGGTCGCCATCCAGGCGCAGCTCGCGCTCGCGGCCGAAAATTTTCTGCGCGAGAAAGAGCCCACGCCGGCGCCGCTCGCGGCCACCATCGACGATCCCGAGAGCGCCCAGCCCGTGCGCGTGCCGGCGGTCACGCCCTCGGCGCCCGCGACCTTGGCGTCGACCGTGCGCATCCCGCCGCCGCCCTCGTTTCCGCCCGCGGAGCCCTGGCGAGGGTCGTCGCCGTCCACCATCGAATCACCGAGCGCCCCGCCCTCGAAGCCGCGATCCAGCGTCGAGGTGACCTTGAACGACGCGGACGGGTCCCGCCCGCCCGCGAGCGAAGCGTCCCGCCCGCAGCGCCGGCTCGTCCGGTTCTTCGCGCTGTTCTTCATCCTCTTTCTCGTGGGCAGCGGCGCGGCGGCGCTCGCCGCGTACCACCTCGGCTACCTCTCGCCCCGCGCGGGCGCGACCAACTTGGACGACATCCTGGTGCGCGCGCGCATGGCGCTGGCCGACGGCCGCTGGGACTCGCCCCCGGGCGACAACGTCTTGGATCTCACCACCGAGGGCTTGGTCCTCTGGCCCGGCGAGCCGCGGCTGCTCGACATTCGCGCGCGCGCCAGCGAGGAGCTGATGAAGCTCGCCATCGCCGCCAAGGCCTCGGGCGACGTGCAGCAAGCGGTCCGCGACGCGCGCCTCGCCACCCGGTTCGACCCCAGCGACGCCAGCAAGCGCGCCCTGGTGCACGAGTACGAGAGCGACATCGCGCAAGGCACGGGCACCGATCCGCTGCTCCACCTGGCCGACGCCGGCTCGGGATCGCCCATCGCCAAAGGCCCGCGCGCCTTCCTGGAGACGTCGCCGCCCAAGCCCCGCATCGGCCAGCAGGTCGATTTCGCGGCCAAGGTCGGCGGCGACAACGGAAAGAACGTGACCGACGCGCGCTTCGTCGTGGCGGGCAATGGTCTGGGCACCGGCGCGCGCCTCACGGCGGTGGTCGACGGCGGCGTGTATCGGGCGGGGTTCACCTTCCTCGAGGCGGGGCGCTTCGAGGTGACGTTCTCGGCCAAAATCGATGGTTCGACCGTCCGCGGCGCGCGGCTCGTCATCGTCGAGGGCGCGAAGACCGAGGCGCCGACGGCGAAGGGGGCGCCGCCGGCAGCCAGCAGCGAGGCTTCGGCCCCGCCCGCGGCCTCCACGACCGGGCCCGCCCCCAGCGCAGCTCCCGCGCCGAGTGGTAGCGCCAAATGGCTTTGA